Proteins co-encoded in one Verrucomicrobiota bacterium JB022 genomic window:
- the rpsD gene encoding 30S ribosomal protein S4 — protein sequence MARYTGPATRINRKFGMSVFPASKAQERKPHPPGQHGPRLRRNKQSEYSIGLNEKQKLRYMYGLTEKQFRRTFDSAKAKIGVTSEIFTQTLERRLDSVVYACGFAKTRRQARQFVTHGHVKVNGHKTNIPSCQISAGDVIEVRESTSSRQLATRAIEDTRVRNVPLWMTRNEDQLTTTINRLPTADDIETGVNVQLIVEFYSR from the coding sequence ATGGCCCGTTATACTGGTCCCGCCACCCGCATTAACCGTAAGTTCGGCATGTCCGTGTTCCCCGCCTCCAAGGCGCAGGAACGCAAGCCGCACCCCCCCGGTCAGCACGGCCCCCGCCTGCGCCGCAACAAGCAGAGCGAATACTCCATCGGCCTGAATGAGAAGCAAAAGCTTCGCTACATGTATGGCCTCACGGAGAAGCAGTTCCGCCGCACCTTTGATTCCGCCAAGGCCAAGATCGGGGTCACGTCCGAGATCTTCACGCAGACGCTCGAGCGCCGCCTGGATTCCGTCGTCTACGCTTGCGGTTTCGCCAAGACCCGCCGCCAGGCCCGTCAGTTTGTGACGCACGGCCACGTGAAGGTCAACGGCCACAAGACCAACATCCCCAGCTGCCAGATCTCGGCCGGCGATGTGATCGAAGTCCGCGAATCGACCTCCAGCCGTCAGTTGGCGACCCGCGCGATCGAAGATACCCGCGTCCGCAACGTCCCGCTGTGGATGACGCGTAACGAAGATCAGCTCACGACGACGATCAATCGTCTGCCCACCGCCGACGACATTGAGACGGGCGTTAACGTCCAGCTCATCGTCGAATTCTACAGCCGCTAA
- the rpsK gene encoding 30S ribosomal protein S11 yields the protein MSEEQKKEQSAKTPAAEKERAAAATPAEGQVPAEGAEKEEKKSGQPTAADLLKSDVDLTVRKAKGSKNVNSGIVNILATFNNTKVTFCDRNGNVISWSSAGKMNFRGSRKSTAYAAQVVTQDAGRTALSHGMKEVEVRVKGPGMGRDSAIRAIQSLGMNVSAIRDVTPVPHNGCRPKKRRRV from the coding sequence ATGAGCGAAGAACAAAAGAAGGAGCAATCCGCCAAGACTCCCGCTGCGGAAAAGGAACGCGCCGCCGCAGCCACCCCGGCCGAGGGCCAAGTCCCTGCCGAAGGTGCTGAGAAGGAAGAGAAGAAGTCGGGCCAGCCTACGGCTGCCGACCTGTTGAAGAGCGATGTCGACCTGACCGTCCGCAAGGCCAAGGGCTCGAAGAACGTTAACAGCGGCATCGTCAACATTCTCGCCACGTTCAATAACACGAAGGTTACTTTCTGCGACCGCAACGGGAACGTGATTTCCTGGTCGAGCGCGGGTAAGATGAACTTCCGCGGCAGCCGTAAGAGCACGGCTTATGCCGCCCAGGTGGTGACCCAGGATGCGGGCCGCACGGCTCTCTCGCACGGGATGAAGGAAGTGGAAGTGCGCGTCAAGGGCCCAGGGATGGGTCGCGACAGCGCCATCCGCGCCATCCAGAGCCTGGGTATGAACGTTTCGGCCATCCGCGACGTGACCCCGGTTCCGCACAACGGCTGCCGCCCCAAGAAGCGCCGCCGCGTCTAA
- the rpsM gene encoding 30S ribosomal protein S13 yields MPRILGVDIPGNKKIPYSLRYIYGIGPTLAEMLVEEAGLDPDARAHTLSEEDLNKIAELVLEKGIRVEGDLRREITGNLKRLQAIQCYRGVRHRKGLPVRGQRTKSNARTRKGKRRTISGKKK; encoded by the coding sequence ATGCCACGTATTCTTGGGGTAGACATTCCCGGCAACAAGAAGATTCCCTATTCGCTGCGCTACATCTACGGCATTGGCCCGACGCTGGCCGAAATGCTGGTAGAAGAAGCCGGTCTGGACCCCGACGCCCGCGCCCACACCCTCAGCGAGGAAGATCTGAACAAGATTGCCGAGCTGGTGCTGGAAAAGGGCATCCGCGTCGAAGGTGACCTCCGTCGTGAGATCACCGGTAACCTGAAGCGCCTTCAGGCGATCCAGTGCTACCGTGGGGTTCGTCACCGCAAGGGCCTGCCGGTGCGTGGTCAACGCACCAAGAGCAATGCCCGCACGCGCAAGGGCAAGCGCCGCACGATCAGCGGCAAGAAGAAGTAA
- the map gene encoding type I methionyl aminopeptidase: MIPVKTAEQIEQMRVACKIAANVLDRLCQLAEPGVNTYDLDQEGRRLIEAAGAVSACYNYGHGNHRFPSYTCLSVNDEIVHGIGKLSRVLEEGDVISVDVSLVHNGWIGDNCRTVGVGQISDEAYRLLEVTEQSLYLGIEEARSGHRVGYISNAVEKYVRRMRYGIVREFVGHGVGRSMHEEPQIPNFGSRNRGDYLRPGMTLAIEPMITAGRSAVKMDSDGWTARTKDGSLAAHFEHTVLVTNGEPEILTLPDSWAGKVVRQYEKEFVDKG, encoded by the coding sequence ATGATCCCGGTAAAAACCGCAGAACAAATCGAGCAGATGCGCGTGGCGTGCAAGATCGCCGCGAACGTGCTGGACCGGTTGTGCCAGTTGGCGGAGCCGGGAGTGAATACCTACGACCTCGACCAGGAGGGCCGTCGGCTGATCGAAGCGGCCGGCGCGGTGAGCGCCTGCTATAATTACGGGCACGGCAACCACCGCTTCCCTTCTTACACCTGCCTTTCGGTCAACGACGAGATCGTGCACGGTATCGGCAAGTTGAGCCGCGTGCTGGAGGAGGGCGATGTCATCTCGGTCGACGTATCGCTCGTCCACAACGGCTGGATCGGCGACAATTGCCGGACCGTCGGGGTGGGGCAGATCAGCGACGAGGCTTACCGCCTGTTGGAGGTGACGGAGCAGTCCCTTTACCTCGGGATCGAGGAAGCGCGCAGCGGTCACCGTGTGGGCTACATTTCCAATGCGGTGGAAAAGTATGTGCGCCGCATGCGCTACGGCATCGTGCGCGAGTTCGTCGGCCACGGCGTGGGGCGCAGCATGCACGAAGAGCCGCAGATTCCGAATTTCGGTTCGCGCAACCGGGGCGACTACCTGCGCCCGGGCATGACGCTCGCGATCGAGCCCATGATCACCGCCGGTCGCTCGGCTGTAAAGATGGACAGCGATGGCTGGACTGCACGGACCAAGGACGGCTCCCTTGCCGCTCACTTTGAGCACACGGTGCTCGTAACCAACGGTGAACCAGAAATCCTCACACTACCCGATTCGTGGGCCGGCAAAGTCGTCCGGCAGTACGAAAAGGAATTCGTAGATAAGGGTTGA